The Lichenihabitans psoromatis genomic interval TTGGTGTTGCGGTTGGCTCCGCGCCGGGTGTCCACGACGTCGCGAGGTCAGCGCCTCACGTGATGCGGCATCACGGCGCGGACTGGACCGTGAAATCCACGGGGATGCTGCCGGCGCGTTCAAAGCGCAGCGAACCATGCAGGCGGTCGCCGTCCTTCAACGGGCCGTGAGGGCCGTCGAGCGGCAGATGCATGGCCGGGGGCGTCAGGTCCACCTGGGCGCCGGCTGGAATTTCCATCGCGGCGCCGCCATTGGGTCCGAACGCAAAGTCCGACAAGGCGACCGTATCGATCGTGGCAGCGACGAGGCGATCCGCTGTCGAGCCTCGATTCTCGACGGTGAAAACAGCGCTGGCTTTCGTGCCGTCCTCTTGGCCCATGAGGATTGTCGGATGGCTGATCCGCAGATAGCCAACGAGATAGACCTCGTTGGTTTGCATCGAAGCAGAGATGAGAATGGCGGACGACGGCGATGGGGCTGACGAGGATTGAGGCGTGACGAGGCTGGCGGCCGCCGCGCCGTTCACGAGGAGAGCTGATCCGATAACGGTCGCCCAAAATGGAGACATGGCTACTCTTCCTTGCATGGCAGATCGATCCAGCGCGTTTCCTGCTAAGCGGTCGCATGGGTCTGCGGCTCGAAAAATAGTCAGGACGGCGGCTCGGCTGCCCTGCATAAAGCAGATACGGCGCTTTATAGGCGGAGACTTTATGGCGGAGCATGATCCCCGA includes:
- a CDS encoding copper chaperone PCu(A)C, with the translated sequence MSPFWATVIGSALLVNGAAAASLVTPQSSSAPSPSSAILISASMQTNEVYLVGYLRISHPTILMGQEDGTKASAVFTVENRGSTADRLVAATIDTVALSDFAFGPNGGAAMEIPAGAQVDLTPPAMHLPLDGPHGPLKDGDRLHGSLRFERAGSIPVDFTVQSAP